A segment of the Candidatus Eremiobacteraceae bacterium genome:
CACGTCGTCGACACGGTGCTGTCATTCGAGGGAGAGCGTCTCGGTACGCACCGGCTTTTGCGCGCCACGAAGAACCGTTTCGGCGCGACCGACGGCGTGTGCGTGTTTTCGATGGCGGACGGCGGCTTGCGCGAAGTCCGCAACCCGTCATCCGTTTTTCTTGGCGAACGGCCGTCGGCCGCTCCGGGCTCAACGGTCGTCGCGACGCTGCAGGGCGCGCGGCCGTTGCTCGTCGAGGTGCAGGCGCTCGTTTCGTCCGCGGGCTACGGAACGCCGCGGCGTCTCGTCAGCGGGCTGGACTACAATCGCGCGTGCATGATCGTCGCTGTCCTCGAACGCCGGCTCGGCATGCAGTTGGGTTCGCATGACGTCTACATGAGTGTCGTGGGCGGGATCAAGGTCGTGGAACCCGCGGCCGACCTCGGCGTCGCGCTCGCCATCGCTTCGGGATTGCGCAACCGGCCCGTCCCCGACGACCTCGTGTGTTTCGGCGAGATCGGACTCGCCGGCGAACTGCGCGCGGTGACCGGCGCGGAGCGTCGGCTTGCCGAAAGCGCAAAGTTAGGATTTCGTGTCGCAGTCATGCCCGGCGGTTCGCGAGAGCGCGTGGCCGTGGGCGATCTTGAATGCAACACCGCGCGCACGCTTGCCGAAGCGATCGCACTTGCACTCGATTGACTGTACTAGGGCAAGCATCGCGTACTAGGGTGAGCAACGCTCACCCAATTGGGCAAGCGATGCTTGCCCTAGTACTGCTCGCTCACCCAATTGGGCAAGCGATGCTTGCCCAATTACTGCTCGCCCACCGACAATCTCGTCGGTCTGGCGGGTGGCGCCAGTCACGGCGCGAATCGTCCAGGCATGACGCCTGATCAGACCGTCGCTATCGACGGCACGAATCTTTCGCTTGCAAAGGTCGCTGCCATCTCGTGCGACGGCGCGAAAGTCGTTCTCGCGCCACATTGCCGCCCTCGCATGAAAGCGGCTCGCGATCTCGTTGAAAAAACGGTGGCGTCAGGCGAACGCATATACGGCGTGACCACTGGCTTTGGCCGCATGAAAAATGTGACGATCCCCCCCGAAGACGCGGTAGAGCTTCAGCGCAACCTCGTCCGCAGCCATGCCAGCGGCGTCGGTGAACCGCTTCCCATCGACGCGACGCGCGCTTCCCTGCTCTTGCGCGCGCATTCGCTCGCCCGCGGCAACTCAGGCGTCCGCATCGAAATCGTCGAGCTCTTGATAGAGATGCTCAACCGGTACGTCACGCCGGTGATTCCGTCGCAGGGGTCGGTCGGCGCGTCCGGCGATCTCGCACCGCTAGCCCACATGGCGCTCGTTCTTGCCGGCGAAGGCGAGGCTTGGCACGACGGCAACCGGCTTCCCGCAGCGCAAGCGCTCGCTGCCGCGGGACTCGCACCTCTCGCGCTTTCCTTTAAGGAAGGCTTATCGCTTATTAACGGCACGCAAGTGATGACCGGCATCGGCGCGCTGGCTCTTGT
Coding sequences within it:
- the radA gene encoding DNA repair protein RadA codes for the protein MAKRQTHFYCSGCGFESPKWLGRCPTCDAWNSFEEAPRAPKTSNRVDRRGSGPLSDAVKLSDVDGAAAHRIPTGIGDLDELLGGGIVPGAVLLLAGSPGVGKSTLALALLHALAGDHRVLYCCAEESAGQTKMRAARVGASPEIMLIADPDVDAVIACAQSVRPTLLVVDSIQAVNLSSVEGAPGSVAQVRECAQSLTRFAKESGCAVILVGHVTKDGAIAGPKLLEHVVDTVLSFEGERLGTHRLLRATKNRFGATDGVCVFSMADGGLREVRNPSSVFLGERPSAAPGSTVVATLQGARPLLVEVQALVSSAGYGTPRRLVSGLDYNRACMIVAVLERRLGMQLGSHDVYMSVVGGIKVVEPAADLGVALAIASGLRNRPVPDDLVCFGEIGLAGELRAVTGAERRLAESAKLGFRVAVMPGGSRERVAVGDLECNTARTLAEAIALALD